In Methanosarcina barkeri MS, a single window of DNA contains:
- a CDS encoding mechanosensitive ion channel family protein: METLDNNSSFVENMSYFDLGLKKALTWFSDNFGTFIFILFIGLITVIIARNVNRLLERHFTKVSSKLHMDPTSFRVFRHIVVALIYFMGIALVIYSIPSLQNLSVALFTGAGIAGIVIGFAAQSTLSNIIAGISLAVFQPFRVGDRLNIMNEYGKVTDLNLRHTVIITWDNRRLIIPNSMISNEAIINWTIEDPAVIWPIDVGISYDADIDQARKIMIEEARKHPNVMPPQEVQYSVVKPSLIKSETLKMGFIDPPVLHPVDPDFRERGEVKVNVVELGESSVNLRMNVWFKDRSVAYSSGCEIREAIKKRFDKEGIEIPYPYRTIVYKTDLEKEKKDTGKLSRTEGDKIE; encoded by the coding sequence ATGGAAACCCTCGATAACAACTCTTCTTTTGTGGAGAATATGTCTTATTTTGATTTAGGCTTAAAGAAGGCACTTACATGGTTTTCAGATAACTTCGGTACATTTATATTCATACTTTTTATTGGCCTGATCACTGTCATTATTGCACGGAACGTAAATCGTCTTCTGGAACGCCATTTCACAAAAGTAAGTAGCAAGCTGCATATGGACCCAACATCCTTCAGGGTGTTCAGGCATATTGTGGTCGCATTAATCTATTTTATGGGGATTGCCCTTGTTATTTACAGCATTCCCAGTCTTCAAAACCTTTCGGTTGCCCTATTTACCGGGGCAGGGATTGCCGGTATAGTTATTGGTTTTGCGGCCCAGAGTACACTGAGCAATATAATCGCAGGTATTTCCCTTGCCGTTTTTCAACCTTTCAGGGTAGGAGATCGGCTTAATATTATGAATGAATACGGAAAAGTTACGGATCTTAATCTCAGGCACACTGTCATTATAACCTGGGATAACAGGCGGCTTATAATCCCAAATTCCATGATCAGCAATGAAGCGATAATTAACTGGACTATAGAAGACCCTGCAGTAATCTGGCCAATAGACGTCGGAATAAGCTATGATGCCGACATTGACCAGGCTAGAAAGATCATGATCGAAGAAGCCCGAAAACATCCCAATGTAATGCCCCCTCAAGAAGTTCAATATAGCGTTGTAAAACCCAGCTTAATCAAATCCGAAACGCTTAAAATGGGATTTATTGACCCCCCTGTGCTTCATCCTGTTGATCCGGACTTCAGGGAGAGAGGAGAAGTTAAAGTAAATGTTGTCGAACTGGGGGAGTCTTCCGTAAATCTCCGCATGAATGTCTGGTTTAAAGACAGGAGTGTTGCGTACAGTTCAGGATGCGAAATCAGGGAAGCTATTAAAAAGCGTTTTGATAAGGAAGGCATAGAAATTCCGTACCCTTACAGGACTATTGTATACAAAACCGATCTTGAAAAAGAAAAGAAGGATACTGGAAAATTATCCCGTACAGAGGGAGATAAAATCGAATAA